A single Halarcobacter anaerophilus DNA region contains:
- a CDS encoding lipocalin family protein, translating to MKYLLSTLFILLFITGCATKDPKIQSVKKLDLNQYLGKWYEIARYEHFFEKNCKNVSATYSLKKNNNIKVVNRCQDIMTNEKKEAIGEAKKVDNTNSKLKVTFFWPFYGDYWVIMLAKDYSYAVVSEPTKKYLWILSRTKTLPINIQNKIVKKLKILNFDISKLIWTIQE from the coding sequence ATGAAATATTTACTATCTACGCTATTCATATTACTATTTATAACAGGATGTGCAACCAAAGATCCCAAAATACAAAGTGTTAAAAAGCTAGACCTAAATCAATATTTGGGAAAATGGTATGAAATAGCAAGATATGAACATTTTTTTGAAAAAAACTGTAAAAATGTAAGTGCAACATACTCTTTAAAGAAAAACAATAATATAAAAGTCGTAAATAGGTGTCAAGATATTATGACAAATGAAAAAAAAGAAGCAATAGGCGAAGCAAAAAAAGTAGATAACACAAATTCAAAACTAAAAGTTACTTTTTTTTGGCCTTTCTATGGAGATTACTGGGTAATAATGTTAGCAAAGGATTACTCTTATGCTGTTGTTAGTGAACCGACTAAGAAATACTTATGGATACTTTCAAGAACAAAAACACTTCCTATAAATATCCAAAATAAGATTGTGAAAAAACTTAAAATTTTAAATTTTGATATCTCTAAATTAATTTGGACTATTCAAGAGTAA
- a CDS encoding ABC1 kinase family protein gives MKEKDFEEVFQKAFKNKDIFQSFEKTAMASASIGQVHEAYLKNGKKVAVKLRRKGIKNRVLADIKIITMFNKLFKPLFSNYTKNSIEAVISEFSKMIVQEVSLNQELQNLKNFRKVYKKQKIKFPKAYKKYSCDDALIMSFEEGFRFDDKENILKNKIDFKKIISNLVDFYTTQMLINGYFHADPHPGNLLVNKKGELILLDFGMVKTVPNEKRVAIIELIKAANEQDYESYISASKKLGTVAYEAPTNELAQFVSKMFEIFSNESLDSQTMQNLAFEVLESTRGMPFKLPSDAIYILRVSAIVEGLGTTYIENFNGVKDILPILNKNVPKALGAKESIVETLIEEIKEIPFITKDFKTVVKKASEGTLEVEISNNQLDFIKRVTKEYLQSSFISFGFIFASIFYLLYGFEPKELAIVLFLFGFIRLFYK, from the coding sequence ATGAAAGAAAAAGATTTTGAAGAAGTTTTCCAAAAAGCTTTTAAAAACAAAGATATTTTTCAAAGTTTTGAAAAAACCGCAATGGCTTCTGCCTCGATAGGACAGGTTCACGAAGCATATTTAAAAAACGGCAAAAAAGTTGCGGTAAAACTTAGAAGAAAAGGTATAAAAAATAGAGTTTTGGCAGATATTAAAATAATAACTATGTTTAACAAACTTTTTAAACCTCTTTTTTCAAACTATACAAAAAACTCAATTGAAGCTGTAATCTCTGAATTTTCAAAAATGATAGTTCAAGAAGTAAGTTTAAATCAAGAGCTTCAAAATCTAAAAAATTTTAGAAAAGTTTATAAAAAGCAGAAAATAAAATTTCCCAAAGCATATAAAAAATACTCTTGCGATGATGCTTTGATTATGAGTTTTGAAGAGGGATTTAGGTTTGACGATAAAGAGAATATCTTAAAAAACAAAATTGATTTTAAAAAAATCATTTCAAATCTTGTTGATTTTTATACAACCCAAATGCTGATAAACGGATATTTTCATGCAGATCCGCATCCGGGAAACCTTTTGGTAAATAAAAAAGGAGAGCTTATACTTCTTGATTTTGGAATGGTAAAAACCGTACCAAATGAAAAAAGAGTTGCAATAATAGAACTAATCAAAGCGGCAAACGAACAAGATTATGAGAGCTATATCAGTGCAAGTAAAAAACTTGGAACAGTTGCCTATGAAGCTCCGACAAATGAATTGGCACAATTTGTATCTAAAATGTTTGAAATCTTTTCAAATGAGAGTTTAGACAGCCAAACAATGCAAAACTTGGCTTTTGAAGTCTTAGAGAGTACAAGAGGAATGCCTTTTAAACTTCCAAGCGATGCCATATATATTTTAAGAGTAAGTGCTATTGTTGAAGGTCTTGGAACAACCTATATAGAAAATTTCAACGGGGTAAAAGATATTTTGCCAATTTTAAATAAAAACGTACCAAAAGCACTAGGAGCAAAAGAGTCGATAGTAGAAACACTTATTGAAGAGATAAAAGAGATACCTTTTATAACAAAAGATTTTAAAACAGTAGTAAAAAAGGCAAGTGAAGGAACATTGGAAGTTGAGATATCTAATAATCAATTAGATTTTATAAAAAGAGTTACAAAAGAGTATTTACAATCCTCATTTATCTCTTTTGGTTTTATCTTTGCTTCAATTTTTTATCTTCTTTACGGTTTTGAGCCAAAAGAGCTTGCAATAGTGTTGTTTCTGTTTGGATTTATCAGACTTTTTTATAAATAG
- the pdxH gene encoding pyridoxamine 5'-phosphate oxidase codes for MVDLSKMRQEYSSKGLRKEDLEDNPFKQFEKWFNEALKAELIEPNAFTLATVGKDLKPSQRTVLLKMYDKEGFTFFSNYESKKAKQIDENSNISAHFAWLGLERQVRIEGIIKKISKTESLKYFLSRPKGSQLGAWVSHQSQVVTSRSILETKFDEMRKKFAKGEIPFPSFWGGYQIIPNYFEFWQGALNRLHDRFVYKLVENRWEVCRLEP; via the coding sequence ATGGTTGATTTATCAAAAATGAGGCAAGAGTATTCCTCAAAAGGTTTAAGAAAAGAGGATTTAGAAGATAATCCTTTTAAACAGTTTGAAAAATGGTTTAATGAAGCTTTAAAAGCAGAACTTATAGAACCAAATGCTTTTACTCTTGCAACAGTCGGAAAAGATTTGAAACCTAGTCAAAGAACGGTACTTCTTAAAATGTATGATAAAGAAGGTTTCACTTTTTTTTCAAATTATGAAAGTAAAAAAGCAAAACAAATTGACGAAAACTCAAATATTTCCGCACATTTTGCCTGGCTTGGACTTGAAAGACAAGTAAGAATCGAAGGTATTATAAAAAAAATTTCCAAAACGGAGTCTTTGAAATATTTTCTTTCCAGACCAAAAGGGAGTCAATTAGGAGCTTGGGTATCTCATCAAAGTCAAGTTGTAACTTCAAGATCTATTTTAGAAACAAAATTTGACGAGATGAGAAAAAAATTTGCAAAAGGTGAGATACCTTTTCCCTCATTTTGGGGAGGATATCAAATAATCCCAAACTATTTCGAGTTTTGGCAGGGAGCTTTAAATAGACTTCATGACAGATTTGTTTATAAATTAGTTGAAAACAGATGGGAAGTTTGCCGTTTAGAACCCTAA
- a CDS encoding sirohydrochlorin chelatase translates to MKALIFIAHGSKKELSNNEFKSMVENIKSKDKKYDFIESSFLEIALPSIEDSTKKLIEKGAKEISFYPFFLNSGKHVAIDIPNIIKNLQKQYPNISFFPLEHFGKSRYIEDIILKDIS, encoded by the coding sequence ATGAAAGCTTTAATCTTTATTGCCCACGGCAGTAAAAAAGAGTTATCCAACAATGAATTTAAAAGTATGGTTGAAAATATCAAAAGTAAAGACAAAAAATATGATTTTATTGAAAGCTCATTTTTGGAGATTGCACTTCCTAGTATTGAAGATTCTACAAAAAAGCTTATAGAAAAAGGGGCAAAAGAGATATCTTTTTACCCTTTTTTCTTAAATTCAGGCAAACATGTAGCAATAGATATTCCGAATATTATAAAAAATCTGCAAAAGCAATATCCTAATATCTCTTTTTTCCCTCTTGAACATTTTGGTAAATCAAGATATATTGAAGATATTATTTTAAAAGATATCTCATAA
- the thiE gene encoding thiamine phosphate synthase, which produces MFSKTKGLYVITDDVLTPKEEMLIQVEKALKGGAKIVQLRDKKSSDEELEKELVSLQKLCRRYKALFVLNDRVELAIKHQCDGLHIGKSDHHRVSEIRKNYWGYLGISCYGDLQTAKKMQKLGADYVAFGSFFTSSTKPQAEVIDKDIVKEAKKALDIPVCAIGGITSSNAKELVENGIDMLAVISDIWKSEDISKKCAEYKELLAK; this is translated from the coding sequence ATGTTTAGTAAAACAAAAGGACTTTACGTAATTACAGATGATGTTTTAACTCCTAAAGAAGAAATGCTTATACAAGTAGAAAAGGCTTTAAAAGGCGGAGCAAAGATTGTTCAGTTAAGAGATAAAAAAAGCAGTGATGAAGAGCTTGAAAAAGAGCTTGTTTCTCTTCAAAAACTATGTAGAAGATATAAAGCTTTATTTGTCTTAAACGATAGAGTGGAACTTGCAATAAAACATCAATGTGACGGTTTGCATATAGGAAAAAGTGATCATCATAGAGTATCCGAAATTAGAAAAAACTATTGGGGATATTTGGGAATCTCTTGTTACGGAGATTTGCAAACGGCAAAAAAAATGCAAAAGTTAGGAGCAGATTATGTGGCTTTCGGTTCTTTTTTTACTTCAAGTACAAAACCGCAAGCTGAAGTTATTGATAAAGATATTGTAAAAGAGGCGAAAAAAGCTCTTGATATTCCTGTTTGTGCGATAGGAGGTATTACCTCTTCAAATGCGAAAGAGTTAGTAGAAAACGGTATTGATATGCTTGCAGTTATAAGTGATATTTGGAAAAGCGAAGATATATCAAAAAAATGTGCAGAGTATAAGGAGTTGCTGGCAAAATGA
- the thiD gene encoding bifunctional hydroxymethylpyrimidine kinase/phosphomethylpyrimidine kinase, which yields MKTVLTIAGSDSSGGAGIQADLKTFEAFGVFGCSALTVLTAQNTKGVTNIQEVPASFVKEQIQTVLDDLDISAIKIGMLFSNEIINTVKESIKDLNIPIVFDPVFISKAGSKLLNNDAIENLKTLFEYVDIITPNLFEAKELFDYDILNEKSLEVISKLPCKVVIKNNKITKDNEVLSLDTLFEKKNKKVFYTKLIDTTNTHGTGCSFSSAIAANLALGKSIEEAIKTAKDFIYYAVKNAPNIGHGMGPISHKKGIECLVKQKDFT from the coding sequence ATGAAAACAGTTTTAACGATTGCAGGAAGTGACAGTAGCGGAGGAGCCGGTATTCAAGCGGATTTAAAAACTTTTGAAGCTTTCGGTGTATTTGGATGTAGTGCCCTTACGGTTTTAACTGCACAAAATACAAAAGGGGTTACAAATATACAAGAAGTTCCTGCAAGTTTTGTAAAAGAACAAATACAAACAGTTTTAGATGATTTAGATATTAGTGCAATAAAAATAGGTATGCTTTTTTCAAATGAGATAATAAATACGGTAAAAGAGAGTATTAAAGATTTAAATATTCCTATTGTTTTTGATCCTGTATTTATTTCAAAAGCGGGTTCAAAACTTTTAAATAACGATGCAATTGAAAATCTTAAAACGTTGTTTGAATATGTAGATATTATTACACCCAATCTTTTTGAAGCAAAAGAGCTGTTTGATTATGATATTTTAAATGAAAAATCTTTGGAAGTTATAAGTAAACTTCCTTGTAAAGTCGTAATAAAAAACAACAAAATAACAAAAGATAATGAGGTTTTAAGTCTGGATACTCTTTTTGAAAAGAAAAATAAAAAGGTGTTTTATACAAAATTAATAGATACAACAAATACTCACGGTACCGGATGTAGCTTTTCAAGTGCTATTGCAGCCAATTTAGCCCTTGGAAAATCTATTGAAGAAGCAATAAAAACTGCAAAAGATTTTATCTATTATGCAGTAAAAAATGCTCCTAACATAGGTCATGGAATGGGACCTATATCTCACAAGAAAGGAATAGAATGTTTAGTAAAACAAAAGGACTTTACGTAA
- a CDS encoding cation-transporting P-type ATPase, with translation MEHLIGENWHALSVEETLELFESDEIEGLSPLNIKHREEYFGLNEIKQKNKETKLKKFFMQFHNALIYILLAASFITFLLGEYIDSSVIFAVVIINVVVGFIQEVKAQEAIESLKNLIDTNAIVIREGKKHEISSKKLVPGDIVILESGSKVPSDIRLISVKDLKVDESMLTGESLPVIKNIETMDEKTLLNDRNNMIYSGTFVTYGRAKGIVIATAKHTQVGKIANLIHESVSLQTPLTRKISQFSKLLLYIILLLAAVTLAVGLLREYSFVDIFMASVALAVGAIPEGLPAAVTITLAIGVHKMAKKNAIIRKLPAVETLGSVTTICSDKTGTLTQNKMFVTNIFTASSLYEVKGVGYEPKGEFLLDKKVLKTIPKELYETLLSSYLCNEAYLIQKDKEYEISGDPTEGALIVAALKMGINEYEINKAHKRLDILPFESDRQYMATLNEDEEKQINEIHLKGSIERVLPLCSNMLSQKGTKKFNLAEIENEAKSLASKGLRVLAVAKKRVEENEIENSRLKDDFVFLGLVAMIDPPRQEAIESVKACKTAGINIIMITGDHALTAFSIAKMMNILNKEDKFEDTALNAKELHELSDTQLIEKLKTTKVFARVEPEQKLRIVDALQARGEIVAMTGDGVNDAPALKQADIGIAMGKTGTEVAKEASDMLLTDDNFSSIAKAVKEGRNVFDNLIKFITWTLPTNLGEGLVILFSIMLGFSLPILPVQILWINMTTAIFLGLMLVFEKKEENIMTRPPRTPSTPILSKELLIMMLTVGFYMLISSTTIFEYYINKGVNEEYARTVAVNIFVFIEIFYLFTCKNLEKSTFKINPFDNRYLLYGVFLMIVLQILFTNSSLLNSAFGTTSLSLYSWGLIVLVSFFIIFIVEILKYFLFYKKRN, from the coding sequence ATGGAACATTTGATTGGAGAAAATTGGCACGCTTTGAGTGTAGAAGAGACATTGGAACTTTTTGAAAGTGATGAGATTGAAGGTCTCTCCCCTTTAAATATAAAACACAGAGAAGAGTATTTCGGATTAAATGAGATTAAACAAAAAAATAAAGAGACGAAATTAAAAAAGTTTTTTATGCAGTTTCATAATGCTTTAATCTATATTCTTCTTGCTGCTTCTTTTATCACTTTTCTTTTAGGAGAGTATATTGACAGCAGTGTGATTTTTGCGGTTGTTATAATAAACGTAGTTGTAGGTTTTATCCAAGAAGTAAAAGCGCAAGAGGCAATAGAATCTTTAAAAAATCTGATAGATACAAATGCAATAGTAATAAGAGAAGGTAAAAAACATGAAATCTCTTCAAAAAAGTTGGTTCCAGGAGATATCGTAATTTTAGAATCAGGTTCCAAAGTTCCTTCTGATATAAGATTAATAAGCGTAAAAGATTTAAAAGTAGATGAATCTATGTTAACAGGAGAATCTCTCCCTGTAATAAAAAATATTGAAACAATGGATGAAAAGACATTGTTAAATGATAGAAACAATATGATATATTCAGGTACTTTTGTTACATACGGAAGAGCAAAAGGGATTGTCATAGCAACTGCTAAACATACTCAAGTAGGAAAAATAGCAAATCTAATACATGAAAGTGTCTCTTTACAGACACCTTTGACAAGAAAAATCTCTCAATTTAGTAAGTTACTACTTTATATAATTTTACTTTTAGCTGCCGTTACTCTTGCAGTAGGACTTTTAAGAGAATATAGTTTTGTAGATATTTTTATGGCTTCCGTTGCTTTAGCAGTAGGTGCAATACCTGAAGGACTACCGGCAGCTGTAACCATAACTTTGGCTATCGGTGTTCATAAAATGGCAAAGAAAAATGCAATAATAAGAAAACTACCCGCAGTAGAAACTTTAGGAAGTGTAACAACTATATGTTCTGATAAAACAGGAACTTTAACCCAAAATAAGATGTTTGTTACAAATATCTTTACAGCTTCTTCTTTGTATGAAGTAAAAGGAGTAGGGTATGAGCCAAAAGGGGAGTTCCTTTTAGATAAAAAAGTATTAAAAACAATTCCAAAAGAGCTTTATGAAACACTTTTATCCTCTTATTTATGTAATGAAGCATATTTAATACAAAAAGATAAGGAATATGAAATAAGCGGAGATCCTACTGAAGGAGCCTTGATTGTGGCTGCTTTAAAAATGGGAATTAACGAGTATGAAATAAATAAAGCTCATAAAAGATTGGATATTTTGCCTTTTGAGTCTGATAGACAATATATGGCAACATTGAATGAAGATGAAGAAAAGCAGATAAATGAAATACATCTAAAAGGTTCTATTGAGAGAGTATTACCTTTATGTAGTAATATGTTATCGCAGAAAGGAACTAAAAAATTCAATTTAGCAGAGATTGAAAACGAAGCAAAAAGTTTGGCATCAAAAGGTCTTAGAGTATTAGCCGTTGCAAAAAAAAGAGTAGAAGAGAATGAAATAGAAAACAGCAGATTAAAAGATGACTTTGTATTTTTAGGTCTTGTTGCAATGATTGATCCTCCAAGACAAGAAGCTATAGAGTCTGTAAAAGCTTGTAAAACTGCGGGAATAAATATTATTATGATTACAGGAGATCATGCTCTTACAGCCTTTTCTATTGCAAAAATGATGAATATTTTAAATAAAGAGGATAAATTTGAAGATACGGCATTAAATGCAAAAGAGCTGCATGAATTATCAGATACACAGTTAATAGAAAAACTTAAAACTACAAAAGTTTTTGCAAGAGTAGAACCTGAACAAAAGCTAAGAATAGTTGATGCTTTACAAGCAAGAGGAGAAATTGTGGCAATGACGGGAGATGGGGTAAACGATGCTCCTGCATTAAAACAAGCAGATATTGGAATTGCCATGGGAAAAACAGGAACCGAAGTTGCAAAAGAGGCTTCAGATATGCTTTTAACCGATGATAACTTTAGTTCTATCGCAAAAGCAGTAAAAGAGGGAAGAAATGTATTTGATAATCTAATAAAATTTATAACTTGGACGCTTCCAACAAATCTAGGAGAGGGATTGGTTATTTTATTCTCTATTATGCTTGGCTTTAGTCTGCCTATTTTACCCGTTCAGATTTTATGGATAAATATGACTACCGCAATATTTTTAGGACTTATGTTGGTTTTTGAAAAAAAAGAGGAAAATATTATGACAAGACCTCCACGAACACCTTCTACTCCTATTCTTTCTAAAGAACTGCTTATTATGATGTTAACTGTAGGCTTTTATATGCTTATATCTTCAACTACGATCTTTGAGTATTATATAAACAAAGGTGTAAATGAGGAGTATGCAAGAACCGTAGCCGTTAATATTTTTGTATTTATAGAAATTTTTTATCTCTTTACTTGTAAAAATTTAGAAAAATCAACTTTTAAAATAAACCCTTTTGATAATAGATATCTTCTTTACGGTGTTTTTTTAATGATTGTTTTACAAATCCTATTTACAAACAGTTCTTTGTTAAATAGTGCTTTTGGTACGACTTCTTTATCTCTATATAGTTGGGGATTAATAGTTTTAGTATCTTTTTTTATTATCTTTATAGTAGAGATTTTGAAGTATTTTCTCTTTTACAAAAAGAGAAATTAA
- a CDS encoding ABC-F family ATP-binding cassette domain-containing protein, with translation MLQVVNLKKAFGPRVLFQDINLKLDTGKRYGLIGANGAGKSTFLKILSGQEEATEGEIQIQSGKKIGTLGQNQFAFENYTLFDTVLLGNKRLYDAIKEKEKLYMSEEFTDEVNNRLGELEIICVEEDPTYEYDVKITKILEDLGFASEQHNDLMSTLTGGDKFKVLLAQVLFPKPDILFLDEPTNNLDIKTIGWLENQLQHHDGTMVVISHDRHFLNAVCTHILDVDYKQIREFTGNYDDWYIASTVIAKQQQADMNKKLKEKEELEKFIARFSANASKAKQATSRQKQLEKLDVGSIQISSRRDPSIVFKQKREVGKEILDVKNISKSYEGKVVLKDISFSLEKGDKIALIGPNGIGKTTLCEILVGKVKPDEGEVHWGATIQNGYFPQNATDLIDGDMTLYDWLRDFDRDADISEIRNCLGRMLFNGQEQEKKVKSCSGGEKHRMMLSKIMLEQPNFMVLDEPTNHLDLEAIIALGEGLLAYQGSLICVSHDRELLDAYANRIIEIQTDGSIVDFKGSYEEYQESKEEE, from the coding sequence ATGTTACAAGTAGTTAATTTAAAGAAAGCATTTGGTCCTAGAGTGCTTTTTCAAGATATAAATTTGAAATTAGATACAGGAAAGAGATATGGGCTTATTGGTGCAAACGGAGCAGGTAAATCTACTTTTCTAAAAATTCTTTCAGGTCAAGAAGAGGCTACTGAAGGTGAGATTCAAATTCAAAGCGGAAAAAAAATAGGAACATTAGGACAAAACCAATTTGCTTTTGAAAATTATACACTTTTTGATACGGTTCTTTTAGGAAATAAAAGACTCTATGATGCAATAAAAGAGAAAGAAAAACTCTATATGAGTGAAGAGTTTACAGATGAGGTTAATAATAGACTAGGTGAATTGGAAATTATTTGTGTTGAAGAGGATCCGACATATGAATATGATGTAAAAATTACCAAAATCTTAGAAGATTTGGGATTTGCTTCTGAACAACATAATGACCTAATGAGTACACTTACAGGGGGAGATAAATTCAAAGTTCTTCTAGCACAAGTTCTTTTCCCTAAACCTGATATTCTGTTTTTAGATGAGCCTACAAATAACCTTGATATAAAAACTATCGGATGGCTTGAAAATCAATTACAACATCATGACGGAACAATGGTCGTAATCTCTCACGATAGACACTTTTTAAATGCCGTATGTACACATATCTTAGATGTTGATTATAAACAAATTAGAGAATTTACGGGGAATTATGATGATTGGTATATTGCTTCAACCGTAATTGCAAAACAACAACAAGCAGATATGAATAAAAAATTAAAAGAGAAAGAAGAGCTTGAAAAGTTTATTGCAAGATTTAGCGCAAATGCTTCAAAAGCAAAACAAGCAACTTCAAGACAAAAACAGCTTGAAAAACTTGATGTCGGTTCAATTCAGATTTCAAGCAGAAGAGACCCTTCTATTGTATTTAAACAAAAAAGAGAAGTGGGTAAAGAGATTTTAGATGTTAAAAATATTTCAAAATCATATGAAGGGAAAGTTGTATTAAAGGATATCTCTTTTAGTTTGGAAAAAGGCGATAAGATAGCTCTAATAGGTCCAAACGGTATCGGGAAAACAACGCTGTGCGAAATATTAGTAGGTAAAGTAAAACCTGATGAAGGCGAAGTTCATTGGGGTGCAACTATTCAAAACGGTTATTTCCCTCAAAATGCAACCGACTTGATAGACGGAGATATGACTCTTTACGATTGGTTAAGAGATTTTGACAGAGATGCAGATATTTCGGAAATAAGAAACTGTCTTGGAAGAATGTTATTTAACGGTCAAGAACAGGAAAAAAAGGTAAAATCTTGTTCAGGTGGTGAAAAACATAGAATGATGCTCTCAAAAATTATGTTAGAACAACCGAATTTCATGGTTCTTGATGAACCTACAAATCACCTTGACCTTGAAGCAATTATTGCCTTAGGAGAAGGACTTTTGGCTTACCAAGGATCTTTAATATGTGTTTCTCACGATAGAGAATTACTTGACGCTTATGCAAATAGAATTATAGAGATTCAAACAGATGGTTCTATTGTAGATTTTAAAGGTAGTTACGAAGAATATCAAGAAAGTAAAGAAGAGGAGTAA
- a CDS encoding acyl-CoA thioesterase: MSEKCKREKSLTMTMLMTPDKANFTGNNVHGGEILKMLDQVAFACAARYTGNYAVTLSVDMVLFKDPIKIGSLVTFHASVNYTGRTSMEIGIKVISEDIKDHSIKNTNVCYFTMIAVDEKGNSVPVPKLEPETEDEKRRYNDAIKRREIRMASRHSK; the protein is encoded by the coding sequence ATGAGTGAAAAATGTAAAAGGGAAAAATCATTGACTATGACAATGTTAATGACTCCTGATAAAGCAAATTTTACCGGAAACAATGTACACGGAGGAGAAATTCTTAAAATGTTGGATCAAGTTGCATTTGCATGTGCCGCAAGATATACAGGCAACTATGCAGTAACTTTATCTGTTGATATGGTTTTATTTAAAGACCCTATTAAAATAGGCTCTTTAGTTACTTTTCATGCATCTGTAAATTATACGGGAAGAACCTCTATGGAAATAGGTATTAAAGTTATTTCCGAAGATATAAAAGATCATTCCATAAAAAATACAAATGTATGCTACTTTACAATGATAGCAGTTGATGAAAAAGGCAACAGCGTTCCCGTACCAAAACTAGAACCTGAAACAGAAGATGAAAAAAGAAGATATAATGATGCTATAAAAAGAAGAGAGATAAGAATGGCATCAAGACATTCAAAGTAA
- a CDS encoding response regulator: MEKINILIVDDIEDNLFALRYLLEENFESINILEATSVKEALLSIMKNDVDLILSDIQMPEVDGFEFVEYLQKVEETKDIPVILITGIYNNETYQKKAYSCSKEVVDFISKPIDEDLLCSKLNVFIKLFQERKKNKTTLLEKEKELKKHKKISSMVNNLEGKFLNTKKEILKNKELTNFLLDDDALIDFGEINEIIKSLN; encoded by the coding sequence ATGGAGAAGATAAATATCTTAATAGTTGACGATATAGAAGATAATCTTTTTGCATTAAGATATCTTCTTGAAGAAAATTTTGAATCTATCAATATTTTAGAAGCAACTTCGGTAAAAGAGGCACTTCTTTCAATTATGAAAAATGATGTTGATTTGATTTTAAGTGATATTCAAATGCCTGAAGTCGATGGATTTGAATTTGTTGAGTATCTTCAAAAAGTAGAAGAGACTAAAGATATTCCTGTTATTTTAATTACGGGAATTTATAATAATGAAACTTATCAAAAAAAGGCATATTCTTGTTCAAAAGAGGTTGTTGATTTTATCTCAAAACCTATTGATGAAGATTTATTATGTTCGAAGTTAAATGTTTTTATAAAACTTTTTCAAGAAAGAAAAAAGAATAAAACAACACTTTTAGAAAAAGAGAAAGAGCTAAAAAAACATAAAAAAATATCTTCTATGGTCAATAATTTGGAAGGAAAATTTTTAAATACGAAAAAAGAGATATTAAAAAACAAAGAGCTTACCAACTTTTTATTAGATGATGATGCTTTAATAGATTTTGGTGAAATAAATGAAATAATTAAAAGTTTAAATTAG